ctctctctctctctctctctctctctctctctctctctcaggctggCGGTAGTAAGTTTGGCGGGTGTCAGCTGATGgcggtgaaagaaaataaaaacctaACACGCgattggcaggaggaggaagaggaggtggaggaggaggaggaggaggaggaggaggagatgtatatcgtcttccttcatcctcccttacattttctcatttcttgaCATTTTCTCTATTATCTTTCTGCTTTTTGTGATCAAACGtgtgcttgctctctctctctctctctctctctctctctctcctctctctctctctctctctctctctctctctctctctctctctctctctctctctctctgtaggaaatgttgggttttattttattactcacagatcccttctcttcctcttcctcctcctcctccttcacttcttcttcctccttctcctcctctatcattTACTCATAGcttcgtcatctctctctctctctctctctctctctctctctctctctctctctctctctctctctcctctctctctctctctcctctctctctctccgttgacAAGTGAGAGGGCGGAGAgttgggggagaggagggcaggagagagacggaagacgaatggacgagagagagagagagagagagagagagagagagagagagagagagagagagagagagagagagagagtataataatCAGTTCATCTCAGAGCATTTCACATTAcgttccttccctgcctccctccctgtcccacccatcctctctccctccctgtcccgtCACATCCAGCCTCAACCCGCGCCGCAAAATTTAGTACCCCATCAAATCTTGTTCCATTCCATCCTGGCCtactgccccgccccgccccgccccgcccctccccgtcccgccccgcccagccccgccccgccacatCTAGTCCATTCTTATCattcttatctttcattttgccccgtcagagagagagagagagagagagtgtgtgtatgtatgtgtgtgtgtgtgtgtgtgtgtgtgtgtgtgtgtgtgtgtgttagttccttggccacacacacacacacacacacacagacacactgcaACAGGAAAgattcaacaaacaaacaaacaaacaaacaaatcggggtaagagagagagagagagagagagagagagagagagagagagagagagagagagagagagagagagagagagagagagagaaattacttcccctctcccttttccttttccctccctcactcttcccccttcccctccccttctcctcttctcccttccctgccctggccctctccttcctattcctcttcatcCCCTACTTCCaaatcccctcctctcctccttctcctcctcctcttactcctattTTCTactccgtccctctctccccccaaacCTAAGATACCCATCACACtgacctcctctcccttctcctcatctcctccctctctccctctctcctttcccactcTCCGCTCCCCACCTCCCTGCGGCGCCCTGGGGTTAAACAAGACGAGATGTTGCTTCTCTTGGCctgctgtgtgtttgttttgcagaggagggggaggagcaggaggaggaggaagggatggattgGAGGAAGATTACAGTAAGGGAAAGACATAAAAActttggtacacacacacacacacacacacacacacacacccacatgcTACACACATTATGCAGAAAACTTACTaaatattacatgaaaatatacgtgcatgcagagagagagagagagagagagagagagagagagagagagagagagagagagagagagagagagagagagtaaacataatgtaataaaatagatatataaataaagcaatCAACACTACACCTCAACATCAATATATCAAGTGATACTCACTAACCTGCTGATGTGTTCACGCTTGCATCAGCTGCTCTTCCTCCCCACGCCACGGGGAGAGAGAGCAGCTCCTTCCCCGGGAGGGAGCACGCCATGGCTTGCACGCATCACGTCCACATCACGCCAATAACCGAGtaataacacaccacacaccactcacacCTCTACTCACTAAACCATTTGTATGCACTGAACAAGGCAACACTGTAGGACCTTGATCCACCCACCCTAGGCTCTTCGGGTTCTCTCTAGTGTTTCGAAGGGGCTGCCAATGGCTCGATCAGGTCAGGgttcgtattcagaaacgctttgctctctcaccacgactattttcaaagggcacagGTATGACAAGCTGGATTCTCAAGATTGTTTATCCtttttaataatgaagaaatcttgttaatctgtcactttaaccgtaaaaaaaaaaaaaaaaaaaaaaacattcttaaaaccCGGATTTTCAAGATTGCTTATCCttttaataataaagaaatcttgttaagcTGTCACTTTAGCCGTAAAAGAAACATACTTAAAAACTCGTGAAAATTCAACAAAAAGCTTatgaaagaagtggaggtgagACGCAGATGTGTTTCGAATACGGTCTTAGGTTTGGTGAATTGAAGCTTTGTTTAGTGAGGTGGTGATTCGAAGTGGTGATTCGGTTTGTTGGgggtaaggaaagggagggggcggttgggaagggaagggagggtagggtagggtaaaggtgagagagagagagagagagagaggaaggaagaaagaaagaaagaaagaaaagtaagaagaaaagaaagccgaagaaaaacaataaaacaaataaagtgagaagaccaggaagagagagagagagagagtggatggatTAGTGGATGGTAGGATGGATGGGTTGGTATGTAGATggttaaagtgtttaaagtgtttaaagtgtttggTGAGTAAGGTGGGATGATGGATGGGTGACTTAGTGGGTAAgagatgggtggatgaatgggtggGTTAGCCTATAGGTAATGTGctggtgtgtggatgggtgggtgtggttGAGTGGGAGGCTGGATGGGTGGGctaatggaggtggaggtgggtgggttggtgtgaatcagtggatagatggatggagcTATGGCTGTGGGTGGAGTAGATGTGAGTGGGTAGATATGGTTGAGTAGCTGAGTAAGTAGTGGATGGGTTGGTGTGTGCTGATCCACATGCTGACTTCACGAACCCTGTAGTCCAGATGTCTGAGTCTAGAGACACTTTGGGGACCAAGTGGTTTTGGTACCAAGTGTCTCAAGCACCTAATGTCCTGAGGCCTATTTATACTCAGGCCGATCTGCCTTGAGGATCATTTGAACTGAGGCCTATATGACCTGAGTACCATTCGGGTTTGGCTGACAAAAAGACCTGTCGTGCATGTCTTGTGTTCAAAATCAAACACAGTACAAACAAGTTCACTGTTAAGTTTGAATTTGAAAAAGGTTAAGTTCGAACATCATTTATTTGAAATGCtagatatattttttccccaaaCATACAAACCCTTTCAGTAGGAACTTTAACAGTAAGTAATAATACTAGTCATTAATGTAGAACCCCTAATATTATCACAGCTTTTGAATCTCCCTGTTTGCACACTTATATAAAACCTTTAAGTGGTGAACAAGGGATTGCCAAAAGTAAGTAGGAAGAAAGGACTTTACTTAACAAGGCACCAAAATGTGAACTATATTGTCACAACTGTTCTTGCAGAAGGAGTACCTGTTgtcactccttcccttaatgCATCACAGAAACCCTGGAGCCATGATCTGAAGGCAGGATAAATCTTAACTCATCTCAGCACCAAAGTCATTGAGCACcagatacaaaacacacacacacacacacacacacacacacacacacacacacacacacactgacacactgacACCCATAttcgcacccacacacacacccttacatTTCAGCACCAGACATCACATCACCCTTAAGTAACAAAAGCCTTGATACATAACAAAACTGGAATGGCACAAAAGAGCAGAGAATACCAGCTTTCACACTAACAACATAGCTAAACTCAGAAGGAGTCTGTTGCAGATGTCAGAATGGTGTGGAGGGTCTTGATTTGTGTGCTCCTGCATAATGTTcctaagaataatgataattgaGCACTTGTGGATCTAAGACTAAAATTATTTAACACTGCACATACAGGACAGGAACATGAGaacaaggaaagctgcaggaagcTGGTGGATCTATACATAGCAGTCAGGATAAGAAGGTAACTCTGTCTTAAGGTACTTTCTGGTGTATCATCCTTGATACTTAAATTATAGTAATAGAATATTGCCTACTAGTGAGTCACCAGATGCTGGCTATTTGCAGGGCAGCTTTGAAAGACATCACTGTTCATAGCTTGGTTTACTGGTTCATAACTAATATTGTTGCCCAGCAGAACTTGCTTTTAACAGCCAGCTGCTATAATAATCTTTCTGTGCGCTATGCAACTTGTATGAGAAAATCAGatgtataaatgaaaaaataatgataagacaGTTTTCAGGGTCAACCCCAGACTGCTCTCTTTGAAGACTGGCACCTTCTGTGGGTTTTTTGCTCAGCCTTTTCTGTTACCTTTGGTCAGAGCCCCTTTTATACAatttacaccaaaaaaaaaaaaaaaaaaaaggaagaaataaaaagagagccAGCTATAAGCAGGGTGTACAGAACACTGCCCTGTCGCACTGTGAGTCCTCTACCCCCTGAGAGCAGCGAGGGAGGCCAGCCTGCCCGCTGCCCCCATGACACCCCCGCCAGGGTGTGCCCCAGACCCACACAACAGCAGGCCAGGGATGGGGGTGGTGGGCCCTGCCTGCAGAGGGGATGGCCGGGACACAAACAGCTGGTCCAGGGACATTGCTCCATGGAAAATGTTCTGGAAATATCAAATCAACATTAGTATTTTCTTTAAGTACCTGTGTACAGAACCATACATTTAATGACCCTAAAGTAATAAATTAATCAAGTATTCTATCTATGTacataccaggccagcaatcccataTGGGGTGGCCCAgataaaacaccacacacttacccacacatcattcacactcttaataaaGTATCTTGTAGAGTTAAGATATCAAGAAATTATGAGTTTTTAAGAATTTCAGtaatcatttccttcttttcagtgCAATGATTTGAGGGTTATCAGTACCTCAAGTTTATTTTTGCTTGTATTTCGTGTCATAATTCTCCTGCAAGAGTAAATTCCATGCCTGCCTAGAGTAcataaaggcagagagagagagagacttcatgaTAACAAATGTGAGGGACCACAACAGGACACTCTGGCTGCACTGTGCTTTCCACTCACCCCTCCCGTGAGGCCAAATATCTTCTCCAGGTCAGGTGGTGGCAACACTTCATAGCCCACAATGCTGTCACTGAAGCCTGGCGCATACTCATCCACCACACTGAAGATCTGGAAATGGGAACATAATAAGGCATTGGTATGTTTTATTCATATACTCATTAGTGGTGACAAGCAGCAAAGGTGAGATGTAGCAATAGGATTATGTGTAGCAGGATGAGCTGATCTTGCATTGTCAAGTTATGCACAGTGGTAGCCAAACAAGATGAGTTTTGGAATTGCTGGGAAGGTCATAACATGAAGTGTTGGCTCAGCATCCAGACACACATTTCCTTTACACAATGAAGTGACAGGTCAGGTTGTATGGGGGGCAGACTCATCACAGATATGAGAACTTTGAGAACAACCTATGGTCTTAGTACATATCTCTGTGCAAGCTGTACAAGTTATATATAATGGAACAAAGCTTTGAAGACTGTCACTCCTCACTCACACAAACCCCAAAGTCTAATACACAGCTGCACATTGCTAACCATCAGTCTGCTCAATAAGCTTCTCAAGGACAATCCAAATTTACAACATGGTTACAAAATATTAAATCCTATAATTATGACCTAAATAAGGTGCTATAGTTAACAGTCTATCAGCTATAAGGTTTAGCAAGAAgcctgtcagcagatcagagaatTTATGACTGTTTAAAATTGCAGAACACAGCTGAGGTGAGCACAGCAGGTTGACTAACTTCTGACCAGGACTTCACATCAACAGTTGCTGTCTCACACCTGCCTCACATAATGCTGTGATAGTATTTATAATTATCATCTGAGAAGCTTTAACATCTAATCAGCCTGTCATATTCTCcctatccttttcctcctcaactAAATGATACCACTCACTCTCCTGCTAATCATTCATATAGAAGAATTTACACTCATTACTAACTTTGAAAATGGCAGAAAGATACACAGGATTTAAGCTCCTCACCTTCTTGACATACTCTGTTTTGGTCCACTTATCTTATTCTCTATTCCTTTCCCCCTCAGTTGAATGAAACCACTCATACCCTCCTGCTGTTCACTCATATGTAAAAAATTCCACTCATTACTAGCTGACTTCTAAAATACCAGAAAGACCTGTAGGATTTAAGCTCCTTACCTTCTTGGCATACTCAGCTTTGGTCTGCTCATCCCACGGCCGGCCATCGCCCCGTGTGTAGGGTACGTACTGGGTGAAGAAGAGAGCCACATGGCAGCCAGGTGGGGCCAGGGTTGGGTCACAGCTGCTTGGCATGGTCATCTCTATCATGGGACTGTAGACAAGGGAAATTATGAGATTAGTCCAAATTTATTTCCCACACAGACAATGCTTTATATCACTAACTCAGTCACAGTGATTTGACCACCAGAGGACATATGAACATGGTGACATTGCCAATGACTGATgctctcactcactgactggTCAACATATTCCCATCCTGTTATAAAATGTGCGACAAACAAACATCAAGCCTCTACAAAACCTGTAATCATAAAGTACCAGATTATCCAAACAAAAATCATCCGTTATCTTGTAATCAAGTCATAGTTTTGataggaataaaacaaatttgcTGTGCGTTTCAAGACAGGAATATGAAGatcaatgagtgagtgagagcatgtcagtggcagtgttaccaCATGCCTCAGGTAGCAAAGAGGTACTGTAGTGAGTGGATTAACTTCTGATCTGTTTTGAGGGTTCAATCAAGGTTTCATGGATTGTTTCCTGTACAGCAAGGTGTCTCCAGCCTAAGCTTCAACATTCTgtattaataaaggagtttacTTGTGCCCAAGCTCTCATTAACTACTGCAACAAGACATCTCAGGCATACTCACACGTCAGGAATCTGGCCAAGGTGGGCCTGGGTGTACGCTTCTTCCAGCAGCTCCGTCCTCTCACAGTTGAGGTGAATGGTGCAGCGGTGGTGAGGCATtacggtgctgctgctgctgctggggtcCGCCTTGAAGTTTGGGAGGGATTTCAAAGCAACTGTGAAGAAATCATCATGCATCATGGAAGTGGCAACATAATGAAAAGCACACAATGATAGGTTACCATAAATTTAATCAAAACTGGACTTCCTTATTCCAAACATGTGTTGCATAATTCTACTGTACCCTAACTCTTACAGAATGGCATGGGAGAATACAGGAAAACTGAAGAATCCATTTTCATGAAACTCTCATCAATATTGTGTAAAGGAAAAGATCCAATGAAAGGTAACACCAGAAGCCAATGCAAATTCAAAATTTTCAGACTTAAGACTTAATTCCCATCCAGCAGTTGCTAAGTAGGGTTTCTGAGTGTTCTTGTGAATCCTGACCAAGCACTCCTATGTCTAGCCAAAATAGTCAGTCATTGCCAAGTCATCCCTCCAGCTGCATCTCTCacagaccctctctctctcttcatctgtgTATGTATTATGCCTCTGTATACACTTGTGTTCATAGTTTCAATGGGTTAACAGTCCCTTGCTACACATTTCATAGAAAAATCTTCAGGTCCTATTAAAGCATTGGCTTCCTGGACTTGgctttattataatttatttctcATGTATATACTGTTAAAACTAACTAGCCAATAAAGATATCAATATCAATATTTCCATGTAGTTCCTTGACTTCAAAATACTTCAgtacaaaacaaataaaggatAACTGCCAAGGTACCATTGATTTTACACACAGGAGAGGAGTAGTCGATGCCCCTCACAGACGCCTCAAACTCTGGAGGCAGAGACCCTTCTGGCACCAGCTTGAGGAAGGTGATGTGTGCTGTGGCATTGGACAACACAGTGTTGGCATATACGCAGCTGCCATCCTCTAACTCCACCCCAACAGCCTCCTTCCCATCCCCCAGCAGGATGCTCTTCACTGGCTGCAAAATGTGTAGTTGTGTAAGGATGGCATTACTTGGATGCATGTCATGATCTTACTGTGCCACATAAAAGCTTCATTTCTGAACGAACTGATTCCTGAGAATAGCTCACTTTCAGTACATCTCAACAAGattaagtgacacacacacacattactaccTTGTTGGTGAAGAGGTGAGCCCCAGCCTTGGTGGCTGCCCGGGCCATGGCCTGAGTGACTCCTCCCATGCCCCCCTCAGGGTAGCCCCAAGAACCTTTCATCCCAGCCACCTCAGCCATCACATGGTGCAGCAACACATACCTGTCAGTTTAAAAGCACATAAGTAACATTGCCACTGATGAGCAGTACACTAAATCCAGTGGAAATGGCTCATTATAACCACATGATTTTGCTCTTCATACAGAGATGTATTATGCTTCTGCTCAACATATGGACTGTGTATGGCACAGCTGCATCCCTCACCAGCATACAAAGCAACGAGCAAAATACAACCTTTCATAACTGATTGTGAGGACAGCCCAGCATAACAGACTCCATCAAGCAAGGGAGGTCACCACCAAACACCAGAAACCATCAAGTACATCACTGGTTCATGAAACACACAAAATGCACTATATTCAAAGTGCTGCTGCTGTCCCTTGAGTCTTACCCGCTGCCTGGTGTGTTTGGACTCATCATGGAACCAATGACACTGTCTGTCGCCAGCGTGGCCTTGAGGGGCTCAGACTCCAGCCAGCGATCCAGGATTTTGGTGGCTGGTGCCGTCATGAGCTCATAGAACTGAGGGAAATCTTTACCCAAGGCTGCAGCTGAGGAAACAGATCAGGCACTTTGATTCACACATTCACTTCTCATAAATGTAAAGCAGCTCTCAGCATCTAAAGATCAATTATATTGTACTACTTAACTGTCACAAaaactatttcttccttccttatctaatCTGCTCTGCCACCCATTTCTTGGAGATTTCTCAAGTTTGTGGTTATGATAGAAGTCTCCATCCTGTCCACATattccacactcacacactccatcccttcactcttccatccatcttctctccctcaagtATTCCAATGCTGTCCCAATTCATAAGGGTCTTCCTCTTCATATCTACTTGTCAACATACATCCTCCCTTTACCTCTTGTTTCCTCAGTTTTGTAGCTGTTACCTTTAGGATTCCTATCACAGCCACTCCATTTAGGATACATGCCATCTGGATACTGATTGGTTCATTGTCTGCTGGGTTTTCAAACCTGGAAATCTATTATAGGAAAAAGGTAAAGTGAAAATGACAATAGCTACTGTAAATCTATCCACTAACTGAAATCTCTATACTTCTACCTTCAATCTCATAACCTTAACTGGtcttttcctttgttacttACATGGACTACCaagtgtagacctgatggcttcttgcagcttcccttattttctcatgttcttattttcaccATCACATCTTTATGAGAGGGCTAAGAGTATGAATGATGTGTGCATGAGTGTATGTTGCTTGATCTAGGCTatcctgtgtgggattgccagcctggtacacagcagatagatagacatgtTTACATCAGTCACAAACATGTCTAGTGGATTTCATACTGAATTATACACAGTTCTAGATGAACAGAAGACAAAGAGGTGAGACACAAGGGATAATGTGTGTATGTCTCTTACCAGTCTTCACAAGGGGACTCACAGATGACAACTCCTTCACTTTGCCCTTGAGTCCTGAATTGTGAAACTTGTTAATATCAGGAGGTGAGGCATCCAGGAGTGGTGCAATGGCCTCTGCAAACTTGTTCAGTAATGCCTCTAACTGTGGTAAAGCCTGGTGGAAAAGGATGAGGTTTTAATATTTGCTTCCACTGTATAATTCACACAATACAGCGGCTGGCCTAGTAACAAGGACGAGATCTTAAATGAGCTAAGTTTACAGCTGTATATGGATCTTTGTTGCAATCTAGTGCTTATGAAATATTTCATTGTAAAACTTTACATAATCAATATCTACATCACATTTATCCTGGATTAAACTGAAAACCACATATATCAATGATTTTACTTTAAAATGCTTATTTACGCTGACATTATGTATAAAACAGGTAGCAATCACAAAATTAAAGTTACATTCCTTAAATAACAGCATCTCAACAACCTATCCATTATGTTATTCCAAGTTTCTTGTAGTCACAGAATTTTAAAAATACAGCATGTCATTCTTTTATCAAACAAAACCATGCAGAATGGAGTGAAATGGACTGGAAGTGTGATGAAGCCCACTATCATTTTTGGGAAttggaatggaagagaggagcTAACTATCTCTTTTGTGAGTGGGTGTGGAGAGAGTTTAGTTATCACTTAACAAAGCAGCGCTC
The Scylla paramamosain isolate STU-SP2022 chromosome 3, ASM3559412v1, whole genome shotgun sequence genome window above contains:
- the LOC135096174 gene encoding pyridine nucleotide-disulfide oxidoreductase domain-containing protein 2-like, coding for MKVLHHGIRRCHTLALKNGAKYDAVIVGGGHNGLVAAGYLAKAGKRVCLLERRHVLGGAAVTEEIVPGFKFSRASYVLGLLRPKVYQDLDLMHHGLKIYPRDPSSYTPLREDHWGKGGRSLTLGPQEAMNHQQISQFSVKDAEALPQLEALLNKFAEAIAPLLDASPPDINKFHNSGLKGKVKELSSVSPLVKTAAALGKDFPQFYELMTAPATKILDRWLESEPLKATLATDSVIGSMMSPNTPGSGYVLLHHVMAEVAGMKGSWGYPEGGMGGVTQAMARAATKAGAHLFTNKPVKSILLGDGKEAVGVELEDGSCVYANTVLSNATAHITFLKLVPEGSLPPEFEASVRGIDYSSPVCKINVALKSLPNFKADPSSSSSTVMPHHRCTIHLNCERTELLEEAYTQAHLGQIPDVPMIEMTMPSSCDPTLAPPGCHVALFFTQYVPYTRGDGRPWDEQTKAEYAKKIFSVVDEYAPGFSDSIVGYEVLPPPDLEKIFGLTGGNIFHGAMSLDQLFVSRPSPLQAGPTTPIPGLLLCGSGAHPGGGVMGAAGRLASLAALRG